The proteins below are encoded in one region of Mycobacterium pseudokansasii:
- a CDS encoding metallopeptidase family protein, which produces MFNRYHRRVSDSRGYPRSGRPGGRSAAARRVRRRGREWRGPLLPPTVPGWRSRSERFDMAVLEAYEPIERHWQDRVSELDVAVDEIPRISAKDPESVQWPPEVIADGPIPLARLIPAGVDVRGNATRARIVLFRKPIERRAKDTLELGELLHEILVAQVASYLDVEPSVVDPTIEDE; this is translated from the coding sequence ATGTTCAACCGTTACCATCGGCGCGTGAGCGATTCCCGCGGCTACCCGCGCAGCGGCCGGCCGGGTGGCAGATCCGCGGCGGCGCGCCGGGTGCGGCGCCGAGGCCGCGAGTGGCGTGGCCCGCTGCTGCCGCCGACGGTGCCGGGGTGGCGCAGCCGGTCCGAGCGGTTCGACATGGCGGTGCTGGAAGCCTACGAACCCATCGAGCGCCACTGGCAGGACCGGGTGTCCGAATTGGACGTCGCGGTGGACGAGATCCCGCGCATCTCAGCCAAGGATCCCGAGAGCGTGCAGTGGCCGCCCGAAGTCATCGCCGACGGGCCGATCCCGCTTGCCCGGCTGATACCGGCTGGAGTCGACGTCCGCGGCAATGCGACGCGAGCACGAATTGTCTTGTTCCGCAAGCCAATTGAGCGACGGGCGAAGGACACCCTGGAGCTTGGCGAGTTGTTGCACGAAATCTTGGTGGCCCAGGTGGCCAGCTATCTGGATGTCGAGCCCTCGGTCGTCGACCCGACGATCGAGGACGAATGA
- a CDS encoding DUF3499 domain-containing protein encodes MNVPRRCCRPGCPHYAVATLTFVYSDSTAVVGPLATAREPHSWDLCVSHAGRITAPRGWELVRHAGPLPTNPDEDDLVALADAVREGGSVAAAAYPGRNGSPHNGFPDPVVHHAGVHTGAHATAPTGGVFAPSEHRDGRRRGHLRVLPDPPD; translated from the coding sequence GTGAACGTACCCCGTCGCTGCTGCCGACCCGGGTGTCCGCATTATGCAGTGGCAACGTTGACGTTCGTCTACTCGGACTCGACGGCGGTCGTGGGTCCGCTCGCCACCGCACGTGAACCGCACTCCTGGGATCTGTGCGTCAGCCACGCCGGCCGCATCACCGCGCCGCGCGGGTGGGAGCTGGTGCGCCATGCCGGGCCGCTACCCACCAATCCCGATGAGGACGATCTGGTTGCGCTGGCCGACGCGGTGCGCGAGGGCGGCTCCGTGGCTGCCGCGGCCTATCCCGGCAGAAACGGCTCGCCGCACAACGGCTTCCCCGATCCCGTTGTGCACCACGCCGGTGTCCATACCGGTGCACATGCCACCGCCCCGACTGGTGGCGTGTTCGCGCCGTCCGAACATCGCGATGGACGTCGCCGCGGACACCTGCGCGTGTTGCCCGATCCCCCCGACTAG